The Saliniramus fredricksonii genome segment AAGGACGCGATCGCGCCGCTCTCGGGCGTCGTCGAAACCGATTGGGCGCCGTTCAGCTTCACCATGAACTGGCGCTTTACCCGCAGCGCCCAGCGCGTCGTTTTCGCTGCCGGCGAGCCGTTCTGTCATATCTATCCGGTGCAGCGGGGCGTTCTGGAAGAGGTAACGCCGACAATTCTGCCGCTCTCGGCAGATCCCGATCTCGCGCGGCGCCATCGCGAATGGTCGCAGAGCCGGGATGCCTTCAACCGCGATCTCAACCGCCCTGACAGCGATGCCACGAAGGCCGGCTGGCAGAAGCTCTATCATCGCGGGCAGGATGCCACGGGTGAACGGCTCGGCGCCCAGGGGCACCGAACCCGTCTGCGGCTGCGTCC includes the following:
- a CDS encoding DUF6065 family protein; the encoded protein is MKLEAFLIDGHQLEMRPAPVERQWMDATHARFAYRCLPLAIANAHGWELLCPHETHAVWDGGEGLDAIRVTGTPGQLPAAISHFGHGVLTFHVPVIFRTEPGWDLMVSGPINAPKDAIAPLSGVVETDWAPFSFTMNWRFTRSAQRVVFAAGEPFCHIYPVQRGVLEEVTPTILPLSADPDLARRHREWSQSRDAFNRDLNRPDSDATKAGWQKLYHRGQDATGERLGAQGHRTRLRLRPFAKE